One window of the Salvia splendens isolate huo1 chromosome 1, SspV2, whole genome shotgun sequence genome contains the following:
- the LOC121748304 gene encoding dnaJ protein P58IPK homolog isoform X2, which produces MGMKLCGFDSVARRGFVYAALILNFVFCCHLLLLQPLVAAGGASLLERVSQSVKVKKYSEALSDLNAAIEADPALSEAYWHKASILRQLCRYEESERSYKSFLGMKPGNSAAEKELSQLYQAQNALNSADDLFESGDFTKALEYIYKVVLVFSPECSKAKLLKVRLLIAAKDYSKAISETGFILKEDENNLEALLLRGRAYYYLADHDIATRHYQKGLRLDPEHGELKKAYFGLKNLLKKTKSAEDNAGKGKLRLAVEDYKAALAFDPNHTVHNVHLHLGLCKVYVKLGKGTDALKSCTEVLEIDGDQVEALVQRGEAKLLVEDWEGAVADIKSAAEKSPQDMNIREVLMRAERSLKLSQRKDWYKILGISKFASISEIKKAYKKLALQWHPDKNVDNREEAEAKFREIAAAYEILGDEDKRTRYDRGEDMDDNGMGMGGGGFNPFGGGGQQFTFHFEGGFPGGDFGGYHF; this is translated from the exons ATGGGGATGAAGCTCTGTGGTTTTGATTCTGTGGCGCGAAGAGGCTTTGTCTACGCAGcattgattctcaacttcgtgtTTTGCTGCCACCTTCTCCTCctccaaccgctcgtcgctgcag GTGGCGCTTCTCTCCTTGAGAGAGTTTCACAGAGTGTCAAAGTGAAGAAGTATAGTGAGGCTCTCAGTGACCTCAATGCTGCTATAGAGGCAGATCCAGCCCTTTCAGAAGCATATTGGCATAAAGCATCAATTCTTCGTCAGCTATGCAG ATATGAAGAATCAGAGAGAAGTTACAAAAGTTTTCTGGGGATGAAACCTGGAAATTCGGCAGCAGAAAAGGAGCTTTCGCAGTTATATCAAGCTCAGAATGCCTTAAATTCAGCTGATGACCTTTTTGAATCGGGAGATTTTACTAAAGCATTGGAGTATATTTATAAAGTTGTACTGGTGTTTTCTCCAGAATGCTCTAAG GCTAAACTCCTTAAAGTGAGGCTGTTGATAGCAGCTAAAGATTATTCAAAAGCCATATCTGAGACAGGATTCATTCTTAAAGAAGACGAAAATAATTTAGAGGCTTTGCTGTTGCGTGGTCGTGCCTACTATTATTTGGCTGATCATGACATAGCCACTAG GCATTACCAGAAAGGTCTTCGTTTGGACCCCGAGCATGGTGAACTGAAGAAGGCATATTTTGGATTAAAAAACCTCCTAAAAAAGACAAAAAGT GCCGAAGACAATGCTGGCAAGGGTAAACTCCGCCTGGCAGTGGAGGATTATAAAGCAGCCCTTGCTTTTGACCCAAACCATACTGTACACaatgtacaccttcatcttggACTGTGTAAGGTCTACGTGAAGCTTGGTAAGGGAACTGATGCGTTAAAGAGCTGCACAGAAGTACTCGAAATTGATGGAGATCAAGTTGAAGCTCTAGTCCAG AGAGGTGAAGCGAAGCTTTTAGTTGAAGACTGGGAGGGAGCTGTGGCTGATATAAAATCAGCTGCTGAAAAGTCACCTCAG GATATGAACATACGTGAAGTGTTAATGAGGGCTGAAAGATCGTTGAAGTTGAGCCAACGCAAAGACTGGTACAAAATTTTGGGAATTTCAAAATTTGCATCAATATCAGAGATAAAGAAGGCCTACAAGAAGCTCGCATTGCAGTGGCATCCAGATAAGAATGTTGACAATAGAGAAGAAGCAGAAGCTAAATTTCGTGAAATAGCAGCTGCATATGAG ATACTTGGCGACGAAGATAAACGTACCAGATACGACAGAGGAGAAGATATGGATGATAATGGCATGGGAATGGGGGGAGGAGGATTTAACCCTTTTGGTGGAGGAGGGCAGCAATTTACATTTCACTTTGAAGGAGGCTTTCCTGGAGGGGACTTTGGAGGATATCATTTTTAA
- the LOC121748304 gene encoding dnaJ protein P58IPK homolog isoform X1: MGMKLCGFDSVARRGFVYAALILNFVFCCHLLLLQPLVAADGQAGGASLLERVSQSVKVKKYSEALSDLNAAIEADPALSEAYWHKASILRQLCRYEESERSYKSFLGMKPGNSAAEKELSQLYQAQNALNSADDLFESGDFTKALEYIYKVVLVFSPECSKAKLLKVRLLIAAKDYSKAISETGFILKEDENNLEALLLRGRAYYYLADHDIATRHYQKGLRLDPEHGELKKAYFGLKNLLKKTKSAEDNAGKGKLRLAVEDYKAALAFDPNHTVHNVHLHLGLCKVYVKLGKGTDALKSCTEVLEIDGDQVEALVQRGEAKLLVEDWEGAVADIKSAAEKSPQDMNIREVLMRAERSLKLSQRKDWYKILGISKFASISEIKKAYKKLALQWHPDKNVDNREEAEAKFREIAAAYEILGDEDKRTRYDRGEDMDDNGMGMGGGGFNPFGGGGQQFTFHFEGGFPGGDFGGYHF; encoded by the exons ATGGGGATGAAGCTCTGTGGTTTTGATTCTGTGGCGCGAAGAGGCTTTGTCTACGCAGcattgattctcaacttcgtgtTTTGCTGCCACCTTCTCCTCctccaaccgctcgtcgctgcag ATGGCCAAGCAGGTGGCGCTTCTCTCCTTGAGAGAGTTTCACAGAGTGTCAAAGTGAAGAAGTATAGTGAGGCTCTCAGTGACCTCAATGCTGCTATAGAGGCAGATCCAGCCCTTTCAGAAGCATATTGGCATAAAGCATCAATTCTTCGTCAGCTATGCAG ATATGAAGAATCAGAGAGAAGTTACAAAAGTTTTCTGGGGATGAAACCTGGAAATTCGGCAGCAGAAAAGGAGCTTTCGCAGTTATATCAAGCTCAGAATGCCTTAAATTCAGCTGATGACCTTTTTGAATCGGGAGATTTTACTAAAGCATTGGAGTATATTTATAAAGTTGTACTGGTGTTTTCTCCAGAATGCTCTAAG GCTAAACTCCTTAAAGTGAGGCTGTTGATAGCAGCTAAAGATTATTCAAAAGCCATATCTGAGACAGGATTCATTCTTAAAGAAGACGAAAATAATTTAGAGGCTTTGCTGTTGCGTGGTCGTGCCTACTATTATTTGGCTGATCATGACATAGCCACTAG GCATTACCAGAAAGGTCTTCGTTTGGACCCCGAGCATGGTGAACTGAAGAAGGCATATTTTGGATTAAAAAACCTCCTAAAAAAGACAAAAAGT GCCGAAGACAATGCTGGCAAGGGTAAACTCCGCCTGGCAGTGGAGGATTATAAAGCAGCCCTTGCTTTTGACCCAAACCATACTGTACACaatgtacaccttcatcttggACTGTGTAAGGTCTACGTGAAGCTTGGTAAGGGAACTGATGCGTTAAAGAGCTGCACAGAAGTACTCGAAATTGATGGAGATCAAGTTGAAGCTCTAGTCCAG AGAGGTGAAGCGAAGCTTTTAGTTGAAGACTGGGAGGGAGCTGTGGCTGATATAAAATCAGCTGCTGAAAAGTCACCTCAG GATATGAACATACGTGAAGTGTTAATGAGGGCTGAAAGATCGTTGAAGTTGAGCCAACGCAAAGACTGGTACAAAATTTTGGGAATTTCAAAATTTGCATCAATATCAGAGATAAAGAAGGCCTACAAGAAGCTCGCATTGCAGTGGCATCCAGATAAGAATGTTGACAATAGAGAAGAAGCAGAAGCTAAATTTCGTGAAATAGCAGCTGCATATGAG ATACTTGGCGACGAAGATAAACGTACCAGATACGACAGAGGAGAAGATATGGATGATAATGGCATGGGAATGGGGGGAGGAGGATTTAACCCTTTTGGTGGAGGAGGGCAGCAATTTACATTTCACTTTGAAGGAGGCTTTCCTGGAGGGGACTTTGGAGGATATCATTTTTAA
- the LOC121748312 gene encoding fasciclin-like arabinogalactan protein 12, translating to MQLNSSKQGVTLFAPTDSSFSDLKAGTLNSFTDEQKVELMQFHILPSVFSISQFQTSSNPIRTQAGGSYPLNVTVSANQVNITTGVTNATVASTVYTDSQLAVYQVDHVLLPLSFFVTPSPAPSPSTHRKAPDSPSGSDATPDSSNANVITTKMVACGILFLAAFA from the coding sequence ATGCAGCTCAACAGCTCCAAGCAAGGGGTGACCCTCTTCGCCCCCACTGACAGCTCCTTCTCCGACCTCAAAGCCGGGACCCTCAATTCCTTCACTGACGAGCAGAAGGTGGAGCTCATGCAGTTCCACATCCTCCCTTCCGTGTTTTCCATCTCGCAGTTCCAGACGTCCAGCAACCCCATACGCACCCAGGCCGGGGGCTCCTACCCGCTCAACGTCACCGTGTCGGCCAACCAGGTCAACATAACCACCGGCGTCACCAATGCCACGGTGGCCAGTACTGTTTACACTGATTCCCAGCTCGCTGTCTACCAGGTTGACCACGTGCTGCTTCCTCTCAGCTTTTTCGTGACTCCATCGCCGGCTCCTTCACCTTCCACTCACAGAAAGGCACCGGACTCGCCCTCAGGATCTGATGCCACTCCTGATTCCTCCAATGCAAATGTTATTACTACAAAGATGGTCGCCTGTGGGATCCTATTCTTGGCTGCATTCGCATGA